From one Sus scrofa isolate TJ Tabasco breed Duroc chromosome 9, Sscrofa11.1, whole genome shotgun sequence genomic stretch:
- the LOC100514119 gene encoding olfactory receptor 52R1, with protein MSSIILYCQVLCIKVVEIILVTIKPRTILFNCSIQKIIHNSNLFYCYHLQRVDLPSQWRKINCPVMLTSGNSSSHPVSFILLGIPGLENSQFWVAFPFCAMYVVAVVGNITVLFIIQTDPTLHEPMYLFLAMLAITDLVLSTSTQPKMLAVLWFHAREIEHHACLIQMFFIHAFSSGESGVLMTMALDRYVAICMPLRYSSILTPTVVGKLGAVVMVRGLLWVSPFCFLVARMPFCPKKIIPQSYCEHMAVLKLVCADTRGNRVYGLFVALSVVGFDLMVISVSYVMILRTVLGLPSREARLKALGTCASHICVILAFYIPGLFTFFAHRFGRHVPRVLHVMLANLYLLVPPMLNPIIYGVRTKQIRDRVIHGCCGKDF; from the coding sequence ATGAGTAGCATCATCTTATATTGCCAAGTTTTATGTATTAAAGTAGTTGAAATTATTCTGGTTACCATCAAACCCCGTACCATCTTATTCAATTGTTCTATCCAAAAGATTATCCATAATagtaatttgttttattgttatcaCTTACAGAGAGTAGATTTACCTTcccaatggagaaaaattaactGTCCCGTGATGTTGACTTCAGGGAATAGTTCTTCTCACCCTGTGTCCTTCATCCTGCTCGGGATCCCAGGACTCGAGAATTCCCAGTTCTGGGTTGCCTTTCCATTCTGTGCCATGTATGTGGTAGCAGTAGTTGGCAACATCACTGTCCTTTTTATAATCCAAACTGATCCCACCTTGCACGAGCCCATGTACCTCTTTCTGGCCATGCTGGCCATCACTGACCTGGTTCTCTCCACTTCCACCCAACCTAAAATGCTGGCCGTACTCTGGTTTCACGCTCGTGAGATTGAACATCATGCCTGCCTCATCCAGATGTTCTTCATTCACGCCTTTTCTTCCGGGGAGTCTGGGGTGCTCATGACCATGGCCTTGGACCgttatgtggccatctgcatgCCGCTCCGTTATTCTAGTATCCTGACCCCGACTGTAGTGGGGAAACTGGGGGCAGTCGTGATGGTGAGAGGGCTGCTGTGGGTGAGTCCTTTCTGCTTCCTGGTCGCCAGGATGCCCTTCTGCCCCAAAAAGATCATTCCACAGTCGTACTGTGAGCACATGGCTGTGCTCAAGTTGGTGTGTGCCGATACTCGAGGAAATCGTGTGTATGGGCTCTTTGTAGCCTTGTCTGTGGTCGGCTTTGATCTGATGGTCATCAGTGTGTCCTATGTGATGATTCTGAGAACTGTGCTGGGGTTGCCCTCCAGGGAAGCCCGGCTCAAGGCTTTGGGCACATGTGCTTCCCATATCTGTGTCATCTTGGCTTTTTATATCCCAGGCCTGTTTACTTTCTTCGCCCACCGCTTTGGACGTCATGTGCCCCGAGTGCTACACGTAATGTTGGCAAATCTCTACCTACTTGTACCCCCCATgctcaaccccatcatctacGGCGTTAGAACGAAACAGATCAGGGACAGGGTTATTCACGGATGCTGCGGGAAAGACTTCTGA